CGACCTCTATATTAAGAGGAGCGTATCCGTTTTGCTTCCGGAGTTCATTAATCTCGTGAGCTGCTGGTTCAGTTTCTGGCGACACAACAAGGTACTCAAGTTCAGATCGTTCGCTTGCAACACCCGTCGGAGAAGAAAGAGGCCGAATTTCGAAGTTTCGATCATGCTGTTCGGCAAGAAGGCTGAGTTCACTCTGGAGATCAGCCTTTCGTTGTTCATACGGTCGAATAGGACGTTGTTCGTCGCGTGTTTTTGGAGCCAGTTCATCAGTTGTGAGCCCAATAACAGAATCTCCCAGTTCAAACGCCCGATTGAAAAGTTCCCGGTGGCCATCGTGAATAGGATCAAAAGTCCCGCCTAACGCAACTCGCATATGTCTGGAAATTGTTCTCAACCAGTATAAAAGAACGGAAAAGAATAGTTAAAACGTAACTATTTATTCTTACTCACGGGTTTCTTCATCATTTGAATCATCAGGAGACGAATCGTCTTCGTCACCTTCTTCAGATTCAGACGAGTCAGATGAGATGATATCTTCAGACGAAGTATGATCGGATTCATCATCCGTGTCATCTTCGACAGTAATAGTTACAGGGTCTGACTCAGGTTCAGAAGTACTACTAGTGTATGCGTCGAGGTTAAATACGGCATTGAGTTGATCTTGGATTTGCCCTTTTGTTGAGGAAATCAAATCACTCGGAGCCATCGCCGAATACTCATATGGATTGTTACCAGCACCTTCGCTTGACCGCTTACTACGCTCAACAATCTCATCGTCAGCCATCTCTGCCAGAGCTTCACGGACGGTGCTTGGATAGAGACCTGTTCCTTCAGCCACCTCTTCACTTGTTGATTGCTGGTTTTGTCGCAGGTAAATGTAAATTCGAGCTTTGGTCTCCGTTTCTAAGATCCAAGCCAGTAGGTCAACTAGGCGTTGATCAAACCCTTCAACTGCTCGGTCAGCACTCTCTTCAAGTCGTTCTGAAATGTCATCTCTTTTTGACTGATTCTCTGTGTTTTCATCGGACATAAGTCGTTTCTAGAAGAACAAAAACGTTCAGGAGTAAAAAGCCTTACAGTAATGATATATACTAGCATACCAGCCAAAAGACTAAGTTCCAATGCTCGGCAGTGAACTACCCCACCCTACTCGCTCACCGCTGACGCGGGTCGCTTCTTGAGGGTGGGGCTTCCTGTTTCCACGACGCGCTTTGCAGGAACAACCGCAGTTCCCGCAGGGAGCGCAGTCTCCACAGGCGTTGATTTGGAGTGTCCCATTCCTAGTTCAGAAAGACCGCGAAAAAGAACATTCAACGCGGCATTCAAATCTCTATCCGCTTCAAACCCACATGATGGACACGAATGTTCACGTATCCACAGTGGTTTATCCGTCTCCACACCACACTCTGCACACTCTTTGGTCGTCCCCCTTGGGTCAACCGCAACGAAGTGCGTTCCCTCTCGCTCACACTTGTATTCCAGTAGTTCGGTGAAGGTATTCCACGCCGCAGACGCCGTGTTGCGGCTGTTGCGCGGCGATTCCAGCATTCCTTTCACGTTGAGGTCTTCAACAGCCACAAGGTCATACTCCCGAGCGTAGTATGCCGAGAGTTTGTGCAGGAAATCACGCCGCTTACGCTTGATTTGCTGATGACACTCTGCTACTATCTGGCGTTGTTTCTCCCAGTTGTTCGACCGATGTTCTTTGCGCGAGAGACTCCGTTGCTCCCGTTCCAAGCGGTCGCGCTCGTCCGAAAGGTCAAGTGAGCCAACTGCCACACCGTCCGTATCGTGGGCGTACTTCAGAATCCCCACGTCAATGCCAACCATGTCGTCAGTGTTAATCTCATCCAGTGACGGTTTCTCCGGTTTTTCTTTGTCGTCAACGGCGAGAGAAGCGTACCATTCTCCAGTGGGTTCTTTCTTGAGTGTGACTTCTTTGATTGTTTCATCGTCGGGGATGTCTCGGTGACACTCTATTGGAATATCCGCAAGTTTCGACAGTGAAAGGACAGTCTGGCCGTTCTTCTTGTCGAACTCGAAGCCAGACTGAACATACGTGAAACTGCGGAACTCTCTGGGAAGTTTCCAGTTGAGACTGCCGACGCTGTACCCTTTCTTTTTCAGTTCAGAGAGCGCTTTGATACTGTCTTCAATCCGCATGACAGCAGCTTGTGCGACCGTTGCGTACAGGTCGTTTAATTCATCCCACCAGTCTTTGAGGGCGGGAAGTTGGTCACGGACTTGTCGTACACGTTGATTGAGTGTTCCCGCCGATTCGGGAATTTTGTCAAACTCTCTGAGCGCGTGGTTGTAGAGTTGCCTACAGGTATCGCGGTGGTAATCCAACACCTCACGTTGTTGGTCAGTTGGTTTGAGTTGGAATCTGTAGGCGTAGTGCATTGGTTACTCGGTCGGTTCTGATGTACGGACGATTTTCACGTCTGCGCCGCGCCAGCGTTTTGGGACGAGGACGTGTGCGCCGTTGCCGGTGGGTTTCACCTCGCCGTCGATGACTTCGTGGCCTTCAATTTCGTGTCTATCCATCACCAGAGTTTAGACATTGTTTCAACATAAATCTGCCGGTTCGTGGGGCTGTGGGTTGAGTGGAGAATGTGTCTGAGAGACGAAGACGGCGGTGTATCCCCTCCCTACTGCGCTACTCGGCCTTCGGCCTGCGTTGCTCCTTGAGGAAGGGGGCTTACCGCCTAAAATCAGCTAAAATACAAGATCACAAAAGAAGTGACTCACAGAGCGTATCGACTCCCTGGTTTTGACGACACTCACGCTGCTGTTCTGCACCACTCTGTTCATCAAACATTCGGCGAATACCAGTTATATCGAGCCGGTCACAGTGTCTAGTGATGATTGAATCAAGCGATTCAGGGTCTCCAGATGGAAGGATGAAATCTGCTTCATGTCCGTGTCGAATTGCTCGCCATTTGTTTTCGTCTAAGATTTCACGACGAATGTCAGTCTGTGATTCACCGTCTGTGTATCGATCAGCTAGATCATGAACGAGAGCGTGAACATATTCGACAAAGTCGACAACGCGGTCAACCCGAACCTGTGCATCTGGTGTACGCACCTCGACAGTTCCGTGCCCGGTGTGGGGACGGACATCAAACCATATCTCACCACGGTCATTCACGGAGCCAGTCTCAAGCATTTTTTTCTCATACTGGCGGTATTCAGAGAAATCCGAAAACGATGTAGGGATTCCCGTGTTAGGAAGGTTTTCAAAGATTTTTGCACGAGCTGACTGGAGGCCAGTATCAAATCCGCACCAGTATGGCGAATTTGCAGATAATGCCAGTATAATCGGAACGTACCATCGAAGTTCATTTGCAATCCATGTTGCCTTATCTGGGTCATTAACACCGACGTGAACGTGTAGACCAGCAGTCAGATTCCGATGCTGAGGATACTGTATTCGGTCAAGTTGCTCTTTATACCGGGGTTTTTCTGCGTGTTCAAGTGTACGCCAGTTCGCAGTCGGATGAAGACCGGCAGCAGCAATCCGCATACCGTGGTTCTCAGCGTGCGTACAGAGTGCAGACCGTGTTGCTTCAACCACATCGTGGACATTCTCAAAATCTTCGATGATTGATGTTTGCGTTTCAATAACGCACTTGAATAATTCGTGGTCGAGCTTGCCGGTTAGAAGGTCAGGTGGCGTGGAATTGTACACAAGCGTATCTGTGCCAGAAATCGGACGCCCCTGGTCGTCAACGATATAAAATTCTTCTTCAACCCCGATAGTACCCATATCAGTGAATACATCTGCAGCGCCACATTCCATCATAGGCTTATACACACTGCATATGTAAATACCGTATGAAGGCGACAAGCAATCTAGGTGCTTTTCCGACACTACTCGATAGTATGTATATGGCCCAAGAGGATGAGTCAAGCACAGACAATATTCCCACTCCTGGGGAAGAAGCCTCAGAGCCGGATTTTGATTATACATCCGGGGAGGAATTAGTTGAAGAATTACCGGACAAAGAAGAGATACCCAAGGATCTCCGTCGGCACTTTTGGAGAACAGTGCTTTTTGTTAACGGGCTTATTTTGTTTGTCTGTGTGGGGGTTCTCCTCTGGGTAATACAGGGAATGCAACAGGAAGGCCTATTTTTGATTGCTCTTGGAGGCTTCTGCGGATTGTTCGCCTACCGTCTATATCGACAATTTAATCGAGAATATCGATAGACAATAGCGACTAGAGGGGGTTTGCCTGCTGCTTGCTGACGGATGAACGGTTCGTCGTAGGATCTTTCATAACAGTGAGCCGATCATCGGCAGCATCGAGTAAGTGTTCATCGTGGCTGACAACAATAATTTGCTCAACACCAAGCTCGTACATGGTGTTAATTAGTTCCACAAGTTGTTTGACGTGGCCTGAGTCAAGGAATACCGTTGGCTCATCAAGGATTAATGGAGGCATTGGAGCGGCCCCATCGATCCCTTCAGCAAGGAGCCGATAGATTGCGCATCGTAGGCTAAGATTGAACAGAGCACGTTCGCCACCAGATAACTGGCCAGGATCTAGTGGTGTGCCATCTTTCTGGTAGACGGTGAGTGCGTATTCATCAGAAAGTTCGATTTCATCGTAAGCATCATTTCGATAGATCAGGTCAAAAGTCTCGTTTAGGAGTTGCTGTAGCGTACTGACATTTTGCTGTCGAAGCGTTGCACGGAGATTTTCATACATTGATTCAAGATCAGAAACTTCTTGATGGACGTTCTCAAGAGCAGCTTCGCGTTTGCGAAGTTGTTCTGCGCGATCGCGAAGCGATTCGAGTTCATTTAGCTCTGCCCGAACACCACCAATCTTGTTTTGCAATTTGTCTCGTTGTTCTGTCAGTGATTCAAGCTCGTCGTTAGCTTGTTCAATGTATTTTTTTGCCCGCTTACGCTCTTTTTTGGCTTCCTCAAGACGATCTGTGTTGTACTCTGTTTTAAGCTCCTTACGCTGTTGCTTGAGTCTGCTCACCGTTTCTTTTCGTTCGTCATTTTGCTCTTTAAGCAGTGACCGCTGTTCTTTTTTTGCTTCATATTGTTCCTGAATACGCTCAAGACGACTTGTTATTTCCTTCAGCTCTTCTGTAGTCTGTAATTCTGATTGCAGCGTTGTGAGTTCTTGATTTAACGTTGCAATTTCTTCTCGTTTGTCAGCTGCCTGCTGGCGGTTTATTTCTACTGTTTCCTGCTTGTTCTCAATTTTAGCCTCTGCGTCCTCGATATCTGCTTGGAGAGAATCAATGCGTTGTTGTTTCTCTTCAATTGAATCTTCGCGCTCAGAGATGAGTTGTTCAGCGGTCGAGATTCGGTCATCAAGTGTTTCAAGTTCTGTTCTTGTTTCTTTGAGTTGTGAGACTTCCTCAAGTTGCTCGTTTATTTTTTCAATCGTCTCTCGCTTGTTTTCAATTGACTGAGTAATTGATTGATACTTTTGCTGCTGATCATCAATGGAATCAACGTGGGGGGATCCATCGACTGGTTGTCCACACTTGGGACACTTGCCAGCACGCCGAAGCTCCTTTGCCTGCTCAATTTTGTCTTCAAGCGTCTGTTGATCGGCTACAAGAGAGCGAAGCTCCTCCTGAAGCTTTTCTTTTTTTGCTTCTAGTTCACTGTAATGTGAATCAAGTTCAGGTGGTTCGACAGAACCGGTTGTGAGTTGGTCAGAAAGTGTCTCGCGCTGTTCTGTCAGCGTATCAAGTTTCTCCTTTCGGTTTTGTAGTGTTTGCTGATCAGACTCGATTTCGTCGCTGATCGTATCAATTTCATCCTGTATCGACGAGATTTCATCTTGGAGGTTTTCAACTCTGTCCGTCGCTGTGTCTGCCTCGTTTTCGAGTTGCTGTATATCACGGCGAAGGGCTTCAATTGAATTACGGAGCTCTTCTTTCTCAGATCGCTTCGATTTGATTATTTGCTCGATAGAGTCAGCACTGACAGCTTCAGATAGGTCATCCTGTAAGGTTTCGCGCTTATTTTGTAGGGCTGTTTTTTTCTCTCTGAGCTTCTGTAAGTCTGACTGTAGCGTTGTACGCTGCTGCTCGGTGTTCTGTATCTTCTCGGTGAGTTGGTCAATATCAGAACTAATTTCTTCAAGTTCCTGCCGCTTTTCTTGATATTCTTCGATGGTCTCAACAGCGCGGTCACAAGTATCCTCCGCGGTTGCTTTTTGCTCTTCAATGCGGTTAATATCGTCAGTAATCTCGTTGAGATCTGTTTCAAGTTTGTTAAGTTGTTGGTGGAGATTTTTCTCTTCTTTTTCTTCGATCTGTTCCTGAATACCAGACAGTTCACCCTGAACACGCTCAAGGAAATCGCTGACTGCTAAGCGGGCATCGCCAGCGCGATCACGATAGTTTTCTAAATCGCCCAATTGCAGAAGTTCATCAATGATATCCTGTCTTGTCTCTGGAGAAGCATGGATGAGCTTATTGATTTCACCCTGTCTAACATACGCACAGTTGACAAACGCTTCTGAATCCATTCGAAGGAGTTGTGAGATTTTCCTTCGAACATCTCGAGCACCGTTGATAGTGTCACTTGGTGTTTCTAGTATACACTCTGCTGTGGTTGCTCTGTCACCCGTTACTCGAACACGACGACGAACGTGATATTTTTCTCCACTATGGGTAAACCATAATTCAACGGACCCTTCTTCAGCACCAGTCATAACGAACTGATTTAACGTTTCGTCAAGAGCACGAGACCCATAAAGTGCAAAGAAGCATGCTTCAAGTAGAGTGGTCTTGCCACTGCCATTTGGCCCATGAATAACTGTTACACCTTGGTTCAACGAGAGATCAGTTGATTTGTAACATCGAATATTTTCTAACTTCACACGGGTGAATTTCATAGATAATCACCCATTGAGAGTTGCTGATTGGATCCATCATCAGAACTGTCACCTGATGTGTCAACCTGTTCAGGTTCAGAAGATGATGATCCATCACCTGTTTTATCATCTATCTGCAGCGACGACAGTCCTTCATCTAAAGCTTCTTCGATGCTCTGATGAGCGTAATCTCGAACGTTACTGTCTGCAATCGCAGAATCACGAATCACCTGATCTAGATCACGACTGACAGTGCTCAAATCCATTTGCTTGAGTTGTTCACGAACGGCTGCATCCGGATCGGCAAAGCTAACATCCATGTCATCCGTAGTTTCGTCTAGCTCCCGCCGATCATTAACTCGGGCAATAAGGGCTCCTTCCTCAAGGGCGATTTCTTCAAGCGGCCCTGGGGTGATTTGTTCCCCTTCGCCCTCAATAGTAATAATTGTAACAGCATCGGTGTGGTCATACTCACGAACACGATCACGAGCATACGCAAATCCCTGTCCAGAATTCAGTTCAACATCAACAAATACAAATCGTCGCGTTTCAATTGTTCGGCGGCTGATCTCAATGTCGCCGTTCGAACTTCGAATGATGTTATACCCACGCTTTTCGCGTTCGGTAGCACTGGCGCGTTCAGTTGAGCCGGGATACATAAGCCACGTATCATCTATTTTTCGCGTACCGGGCTCATGATTGTCTCCCAAAAGTAAGGCGTCAAGCGAAATATTAGACTCGCTTAGAAGTCGTTCTGTATCCCAATCTCCAATCTCAAACGGTTCAAAGAGGCCGTGAGCAACAAGTACAGCGTGTTCGGTATTGGCCGGGATAAAATCATACTCCAGTTCGTCTCGTTCGGTCGGAGGGACATAATCAAGCCCATAGATGGAAATATCCCCAACAGTGTATGGATCTGATCCAAGTCGGTGTGTCAAGTCCAAATCGGCAAGCAGATCAAGCCACTGCTGATCTCTTTTCTCCTCATGATTCCCAACGATTGCAAGAAACGGGATAGATGCATCTCGGAGTCGGCGAAGAGCACTAACAACACCCTGTATATCTTGGAGATCAGGTCGTCGGTCCTGAAATAGATCACCGGAGTGGACGACAGCATCGACATCCAACTCAATGGCGTCTTCAATAACCGTTTCAAATGCGCGAAGAAAGTCTTGACGGCGTTCCGGTGAATGATATTGCTGATATCCAATATGCGTATCACCGGTATGGAGCAGCCGCGTCATGTATTATTATTCGTACAGACAATAGTAAATCCGCGGATCTATGTTGGGATCTTGACTATGTTTTGGTTATAGAGTGAAGATCATATTTCCCCAGTGAGCTAAAAGCAGGAATGTCATTTATACACATATGTTTAATTGTTATGAATATAGGGAATAAGATCAACCTTTTTCTTAAGTGGAATCTATATCCGTAATCTTATTTACTCGGGTATAGACTATCCCACCATGACCGAAGATGTGAACCCATTCAAGAGTCTGCAACAACAACTCGACCAAGCGGCTTCATATCTCGATATTGATGACGGATTGCTTGAGCGATTAAAACAACCAGAGCGTGTGCTTGAAACGAACCTTACGATCAAGCGTGATGATGGATCACTTGACACCGTTCAGGCATACCGATCACAATTTAATGGTGACCGAGGGCCTTACAAAGGAGGGATTCGATATCACCCAGGAGTTAATCGCGATGAAGTGAAAGCGCTGTCCGGCTGGATGGTATACAAGTGTGCTGTCGTTGATATTCCATTTGGGGGTGGAAAAGGTGGCATTGCGATTGATCCATCGAACTATTCTGTTGATGAAATTGAGCGGATTACACGGGCGTTTGCCACAGAGTTGCGACCACTGATCGGTGAAGAGAAGGATATCCCTGCACCGGATGTGAACACCGGACAGCGGGAAATGAACTGGTTTAAAGATACATACGAAACGCTGGAAGATACAACAGCCCCTGGAGTAATTACGGGTAAGGCCCCAGATAGCGGCGGAAGTGCCGGACGAGTAGAAGCAACCGGTCGGTCAACAGTTATTGCAGCTAGGGAAGCGTTCGAATACTTAGGCCGAAGTATTGAGGGTGCGTCTGTTGCCGTACAAGGATACGGAAATGCTGGTTGGATTGCAGCAAAACTCGCTCACTCGATGGGTGCTCAGATTGTTGCCGTTAGCGACTCTTCTGGAGGAGTATACTCAAAAGAAGGGCTAAATCCGGTTCGGGTTCGAGAGCACAAAGACGAGACAGGCAGTGTTGTAGGATACGAAGGAGCAGAAAGCGAACTTACAAACGAAGAATTACTGACACTCGATGTTGATCTGTTGATTCCAGCAGCATTGGAAAACGCAATTGATGAAGAGATTGCTTCCGATATCTCGGCCGATATAATTAGTGAGGCTGCAAACGGGCCGCTGACTCCGAAAGCTGACAACATCCTAGCTGACAAAGACGTACATATCGTTCCTGATATTTTGGCTAACGCAGGAGGGGTTACTGTTTCATACTTTGAGTGGGTGCAAAATCGACAGCGATTCTATTGGGATGAAAAGCGCGTCAACGATGAGCTAGAGTCAGTTATCGTCAATGCGTTTGACACACTGATCGATACTTACGAAGAAAAGAATCTACCAACACTGCGGACTGCAGCATATGTAGTGGCAATACAGCGTGTGATCAACGCATACGACCAAGGCGGAGCGTGGCCATAGTAATTAAGATCTATATGTCCGAATTCTAAGATATAAAGACTTCCTACTTACAGCGGTAGCAAGCCGAACGCCCACCCGTTTACGGGTGTGGATGAAGCCGACAACTGGGACCCGTTCCACGCTCGTAGCTTCGACTGGATATTCAACGGAATCCAAGAATTGATTTGCCGTCTACTACAATTAGCGCCTGCCGACGTAAAACAACGGTACCTCCGAGTCACCGGGGCAGAACCGCGCTCACACCGGCGGATAGGAAACGGCTGCTTGGCTCAGCCAGCACTTGTCGGTTTCAAACCACAATATCCCAACCAAGCGGTGCGGTTCCGTGGGAATCCCACGACTTCACTCGTGTGGAGGAAATCAACACTTCGGTAATTGCAAATATTTTTGCGTCATTTTGTCATAGAACAATATGTGGATATTCGTGACTTCGCCCGAGGAACGGTTAGCTGGGAGCACCTAGAGGATATTGGACTGAAACTTGTAACTCGCCTCGGACAAGATCAGGCAAGGATTAGATTTCTTAATGCAGATAACTGGCTATCCACCCCGTTGGTGGTTGATGATGCGTACTTTGTGAAGGTAATTACTTCTCAGAACGTAATGGTCCACAGTCTGATGACACGAGCACGCAATGCCGGTGCAATGATGAGTGGAACAATAGGATTTTTCGGTCAATTTGAAGATCCAAGGGCGATGGGAGAGCACGAACTAAAAACGATTAGTCAAATGCGAGAGATTGGGATCAATGCTCCAGACACAATTGATCATTTTGAACACGATGGATCCAGCGTAGTCGTACTTGAGTATCTTGATGAGTTCAGAACGTATGATCAACTTGCTATCGATGAGCAGCGTATGTATGCAGAAGATATTTTACGGTATTTGGCATTAATGCATGAGCACGATTTTGCACACGGAGACATTCGTGATGAAAATATTCTCATCGCTAATGGAGAGGTATATTTTATTGATGCAACTTCCATTCAACAGGGTCAATTGAATGCCGCACAGGCGTATGATGTTGCATCGGTCTTGGCAGTGCTAGGACCACGGATTGGATATCGAGAA
This portion of the Salinarchaeum sp. IM2453 genome encodes:
- a CDS encoding phosphopantetheine adenylyltransferase, translating into MRVALGGTFDPIHDGHRELFNRAFELGDSVIGLTTDELAPKTRDEQRPIRPYEQRKADLQSELSLLAEQHDRNFEIRPLSSPTGVASERSELEYLVVSPETEPAAHEINELRKQNGYAPLNIEVVDHVTAEDGGIISSTRILRGEIDQHGNVVSKQEAQHADFQS
- a CDS encoding winged helix-turn-helix domain-containing protein translates to MSDENTENQSKRDDISERLEESADRAVEGFDQRLVDLLAWILETETKARIYIYLRQNQQSTSEEVAEGTGLYPSTVREALAEMADDEIVERSKRSSEGAGNNPYEYSAMAPSDLISSTKGQIQDQLNAVFNLDAYTSSTSEPESDPVTITVEDDTDDESDHTSSEDIISSDSSESEEGDEDDSSPDDSNDEETRE
- a CDS encoding RNA-guided endonuclease TnpB family protein — its product is MHYAYRFQLKPTDQQREVLDYHRDTCRQLYNHALREFDKIPESAGTLNQRVRQVRDQLPALKDWWDELNDLYATVAQAAVMRIEDSIKALSELKKKGYSVGSLNWKLPREFRSFTYVQSGFEFDKKNGQTVLSLSKLADIPIECHRDIPDDETIKEVTLKKEPTGEWYASLAVDDKEKPEKPSLDEINTDDMVGIDVGILKYAHDTDGVAVGSLDLSDERDRLEREQRSLSRKEHRSNNWEKQRQIVAECHQQIKRKRRDFLHKLSAYYAREYDLVAVEDLNVKGMLESPRNSRNTASAAWNTFTELLEYKCEREGTHFVAVDPRGTTKECAECGVETDKPLWIREHSCPSCGFEADRDLNAALNVLFRGLSELGMGHSKSTPVETALPAGTAVVPAKRVVETGSPTLKKRPASAVSE
- a CDS encoding DUF2080 family transposase-associated protein, producing the protein MDRHEIEGHEVIDGEVKPTGNGAHVLVPKRWRGADVKIVRTSEPTE
- a CDS encoding glutamate--cysteine ligase codes for the protein MECGAADVFTDMGTIGVEEEFYIVDDQGRPISGTDTLVYNSTPPDLLTGKLDHELFKCVIETQTSIIEDFENVHDVVEATRSALCTHAENHGMRIAAAGLHPTANWRTLEHAEKPRYKEQLDRIQYPQHRNLTAGLHVHVGVNDPDKATWIANELRWYVPIILALSANSPYWCGFDTGLQSARAKIFENLPNTGIPTSFSDFSEYRQYEKKMLETGSVNDRGEIWFDVRPHTGHGTVEVRTPDAQVRVDRVVDFVEYVHALVHDLADRYTDGESQTDIRREILDENKWRAIRHGHEADFILPSGDPESLDSIITRHCDRLDITGIRRMFDEQSGAEQQRECRQNQGVDTLCESLLL
- the rad50 gene encoding DNA double-strand break repair ATPase Rad50, which encodes MKFTRVKLENIRCYKSTDLSLNQGVTVIHGPNGSGKTTLLEACFFALYGSRALDETLNQFVMTGAEEGSVELWFTHSGEKYHVRRRVRVTGDRATTAECILETPSDTINGARDVRRKISQLLRMDSEAFVNCAYVRQGEINKLIHASPETRQDIIDELLQLGDLENYRDRAGDARLAVSDFLERVQGELSGIQEQIEEKEEKNLHQQLNKLETDLNEITDDINRIEEQKATAEDTCDRAVETIEEYQEKRQELEEISSDIDQLTEKIQNTEQQRTTLQSDLQKLREKKTALQNKRETLQDDLSEAVSADSIEQIIKSKRSEKEELRNSIEALRRDIQQLENEADTATDRVENLQDEISSIQDEIDTISDEIESDQQTLQNRKEKLDTLTEQRETLSDQLTTGSVEPPELDSHYSELEAKKEKLQEELRSLVADQQTLEDKIEQAKELRRAGKCPKCGQPVDGSPHVDSIDDQQQKYQSITQSIENKRETIEKINEQLEEVSQLKETRTELETLDDRISTAEQLISEREDSIEEKQQRIDSLQADIEDAEAKIENKQETVEINRQQAADKREEIATLNQELTTLQSELQTTEELKEITSRLERIQEQYEAKKEQRSLLKEQNDERKETVSRLKQQRKELKTEYNTDRLEEAKKERKRAKKYIEQANDELESLTEQRDKLQNKIGGVRAELNELESLRDRAEQLRKREAALENVHQEVSDLESMYENLRATLRQQNVSTLQQLLNETFDLIYRNDAYDEIELSDEYALTVYQKDGTPLDPGQLSGGERALFNLSLRCAIYRLLAEGIDGAAPMPPLILDEPTVFLDSGHVKQLVELINTMYELGVEQIIVVSHDEHLLDAADDRLTVMKDPTTNRSSVSKQQANPL
- the mre11 gene encoding DNA double-strand break repair protein Mre11, which codes for MTRLLHTGDTHIGYQQYHSPERRQDFLRAFETVIEDAIELDVDAVVHSGDLFQDRRPDLQDIQGVVSALRRLRDASIPFLAIVGNHEEKRDQQWLDLLADLDLTHRLGSDPYTVGDISIYGLDYVPPTERDELEYDFIPANTEHAVLVAHGLFEPFEIGDWDTERLLSESNISLDALLLGDNHEPGTRKIDDTWLMYPGSTERASATEREKRGYNIIRSSNGDIEISRRTIETRRFVFVDVELNSGQGFAYARDRVREYDHTDAVTIITIEGEGEQITPGPLEEIALEEGALIARVNDRRELDETTDDMDVSFADPDAAVREQLKQMDLSTVSRDLDQVIRDSAIADSNVRDYAHQSIEEALDEGLSSLQIDDKTGDGSSSSEPEQVDTSGDSSDDGSNQQLSMGDYL
- a CDS encoding Glu/Leu/Phe/Val dehydrogenase, encoding MTEDVNPFKSLQQQLDQAASYLDIDDGLLERLKQPERVLETNLTIKRDDGSLDTVQAYRSQFNGDRGPYKGGIRYHPGVNRDEVKALSGWMVYKCAVVDIPFGGGKGGIAIDPSNYSVDEIERITRAFATELRPLIGEEKDIPAPDVNTGQREMNWFKDTYETLEDTTAPGVITGKAPDSGGSAGRVEATGRSTVIAAREAFEYLGRSIEGASVAVQGYGNAGWIAAKLAHSMGAQIVAVSDSSGGVYSKEGLNPVRVREHKDETGSVVGYEGAESELTNEELLTLDVDLLIPAALENAIDEEIASDISADIISEAANGPLTPKADNILADKDVHIVPDILANAGGVTVSYFEWVQNRQRFYWDEKRVNDELESVIVNAFDTLIDTYEEKNLPTLRTAAYVVAIQRVINAYDQGGAWP
- a CDS encoding RIO1 family regulatory kinase/ATPase — translated: MDIRDFARGTVSWEHLEDIGLKLVTRLGQDQARIRFLNADNWLSTPLVVDDAYFVKVITSQNVMVHSLMTRARNAGAMMSGTIGFFGQFEDPRAMGEHELKTISQMREIGINAPDTIDHFEHDGSSVVVLEYLDEFRTYDQLAIDEQRMYAEDILRYLALMHEHDFAHGDIRDENILIANGEVYFIDATSIQQGQLNAAQAYDVASVLAVLGPRIGYRESVSMAVNMLGAGIVRDAQRYAQFVYFRPDHTFDIHQLQDEIQHVVGQEQT